A region from the Colwellia sp. PAMC 21821 genome encodes:
- the lysS gene encoding lysine--tRNA ligase yields MTDQAHQDENKLIAERRGKLAKIRENCPANGHPNKFDRKHYAADLQAQHGEKDKETLEAETGLYSIAGRVMAKRGPFLVLQDMTGRIQAYAHKTVQKDIKERWGTLDIGDIIGVTGTMHMSGKGDLYVNMDKYELLTKSLRPLPEKFHGLSDVETKYRQRYVDLIINEDTRNTFKIRSKIVDGIRKFLTDRDFMEVETPMLQTIPGGASAKPFETFHNALDIQMYMRIAPELYLKRLVVGGFEKVFEINRNFRNEGLSTRHNPEFTMIEFYQAYADYHDLMNLTEDMLRTLAEDVMGSSVIRNTVKNADGEVVEEKFYDFGQKFTRLSMVDAILLHGNDLDENILRNPEANFDALKAMAKSVGVKETDASKVWGAGKYICEIFEEVAEHMLDQPTFITEYPWEVSPLARRNDDNPFITDRFEFFVGGRELANGFSELNDAEDQAARFQNQVAGKDAGDDEAMHYDADYIQALEYGLPPTAGEGIGIDRLVMLFTDSPTIKDVILFPHMRPLAE; encoded by the coding sequence ATGACTGATCAAGCACACCAAGACGAAAACAAATTGATTGCCGAGCGTCGTGGCAAATTAGCAAAAATTCGCGAAAACTGTCCGGCTAATGGCCACCCTAACAAGTTTGACCGAAAACACTATGCTGCTGATTTACAAGCCCAACACGGTGAAAAAGATAAAGAAACGCTTGAAGCTGAAACTGGTCTTTACAGCATTGCTGGTCGTGTAATGGCAAAACGTGGTCCATTCTTAGTATTACAAGATATGACAGGTCGTATTCAGGCATATGCACACAAAACAGTGCAAAAAGATATTAAAGAGCGTTGGGGCACTTTAGACATTGGCGATATTATCGGTGTAACCGGTACTATGCATATGTCAGGTAAAGGTGACTTATACGTGAATATGGACAAATATGAGCTATTAACAAAATCGCTACGTCCATTACCAGAAAAATTTCACGGTTTATCAGACGTTGAAACAAAATATCGTCAACGTTACGTTGATTTGATCATCAACGAAGATACGCGTAACACTTTTAAAATCCGTTCAAAAATTGTTGATGGTATTCGCAAGTTTTTAACTGACCGTGATTTCATGGAAGTTGAAACGCCTATGCTACAAACCATTCCAGGTGGTGCTTCAGCGAAGCCTTTTGAAACCTTCCACAATGCCTTAGACATTCAAATGTATATGCGTATTGCGCCGGAGCTTTATTTAAAGCGCTTGGTTGTTGGTGGTTTTGAAAAAGTATTCGAAATTAACCGTAACTTCCGGAACGAAGGTTTATCAACGCGTCATAATCCAGAATTCACTATGATTGAATTCTACCAAGCCTATGCGGATTACCATGACCTAATGAACCTTACTGAAGACATGCTGCGCACACTAGCAGAAGACGTTATGGGTTCTTCTGTTATTCGTAATACCGTTAAAAACGCTGATGGTGAAGTGGTAGAAGAGAAGTTCTATGACTTCGGCCAAAAGTTCACCCGTTTATCCATGGTTGATGCGATTTTATTGCACGGTAATGATTTAGACGAAAATATTTTACGTAACCCAGAAGCTAACTTCGACGCACTTAAAGCCATGGCAAAATCTGTTGGCGTGAAAGAAACTGATGCTTCTAAAGTTTGGGGTGCTGGTAAATATATTTGTGAAATTTTCGAAGAAGTTGCCGAGCATATGCTTGATCAACCAACATTTATTACTGAATATCCATGGGAAGTTTCACCATTAGCGCGTCGTAATGATGACAACCCATTTATAACTGACCGTTTTGAGTTTTTTGTTGGCGGACGTGAATTAGCCAATGGTTTCTCAGAGCTGAACGATGCTGAAGACCAAGCGGCACGTTTCCAAAACCAAGTAGCGGGTAAAGACGCTGGTGATGACGAAGCAATGCACTATGATGCTGACTATATTCAAGCACTTGAATACGGTTTACCACCTACTGCCGGTGAAGGTATTGGTATTGATCGATTAGTGATGCTATTCACTGATTCACCAACCATTAAAGACGTTATTTTGTTCCCTCACATGCGTCCATTAGCTGAGTAA
- a CDS encoding amidohydrolase has protein sequence MKCSSMSLAFLMGIATFSSAQAQQPVEISAQLEQKVIEWRRDLHQHPELSNREFRTAKVIAKHLKDLGLEVQTGIAHTGVVGVLVGGKPGPTIAMRADMDALPVIEQTDLPFKSIAKAEYRGKEVGVMHACGHDLHMAMLMGAAEKLVSMKDDIAGTIVFIFQPAEEGAPKGEEGGAELMLKEGLFTKHKPEVVFGIHVWSAGNTGHIGYREGPLMASSDRFEITVKGRQTHGSRPWGGVDPIVAAGQIIGSTQTIVSRQVDITKAPAVISFGIIEGGVRNNIIPDEVYLEGTIRNFDMDNRAQIFKNLKTTAEMTAKATGAEAHVHIDEGYPVTINNIALTRKMLPTIERVAGKEKVRVNDLVTGAEDFSFFALEVPGLFVFLGVTPEGENAVNAPSNHSPFFHADEKSLKTGTELYVNWVLDYNKF, from the coding sequence ATGAAGTGTTCTTCCATGAGTTTGGCTTTTCTAATGGGTATTGCTACTTTCAGCAGTGCGCAGGCGCAGCAACCCGTCGAAATTTCAGCGCAACTTGAGCAAAAGGTAATAGAATGGCGCCGTGATTTACACCAGCATCCTGAACTCAGCAATCGTGAATTTCGCACCGCTAAAGTTATAGCTAAACATCTGAAAGATTTAGGCTTAGAGGTGCAAACCGGTATTGCACATACGGGCGTTGTCGGTGTACTAGTCGGCGGTAAACCTGGCCCTACAATTGCCATGCGCGCCGACATGGACGCGTTACCTGTTATAGAACAAACTGACCTACCATTTAAATCCATTGCAAAAGCAGAGTATAGAGGCAAAGAGGTCGGTGTAATGCATGCTTGCGGTCATGACTTACACATGGCCATGCTAATGGGGGCAGCAGAAAAGCTCGTATCGATGAAAGATGACATTGCTGGAACTATCGTATTTATTTTTCAGCCTGCCGAAGAAGGCGCACCAAAAGGAGAAGAAGGCGGTGCTGAACTTATGCTAAAAGAAGGTTTATTTACTAAGCATAAGCCAGAAGTTGTATTTGGTATACACGTTTGGTCTGCTGGTAATACCGGCCATATTGGTTATCGCGAAGGGCCGCTTATGGCCTCCTCAGATCGTTTCGAAATTACAGTAAAAGGTCGTCAAACTCATGGTTCTCGTCCATGGGGCGGTGTTGACCCTATCGTTGCTGCAGGACAAATCATTGGTAGTACACAGACAATTGTCAGTCGTCAAGTCGATATCACGAAAGCCCCCGCCGTTATTAGCTTTGGTATTATAGAAGGTGGCGTGCGCAATAATATTATTCCAGATGAAGTCTACCTTGAAGGTACTATTCGTAATTTTGATATGGACAATCGTGCGCAAATATTTAAAAACTTAAAGACAACGGCTGAAATGACAGCCAAAGCAACCGGCGCTGAAGCCCATGTGCATATTGACGAAGGCTACCCGGTAACCATTAATAATATAGCGCTGACACGAAAAATGCTGCCCACCATTGAGCGCGTCGCAGGTAAAGAAAAAGTGCGTGTTAACGACTTAGTTACAGGCGCAGAAGACTTCTCATTTTTCGCTCTTGAAGTGCCAGGGCTCTTTGTATTTTTAGGCGTAACACCAGAAGGTGAAAATGCGGTAAATGCCCCAAGCAACCATTCACCGTTTTTTCATGCAGACGAAAAATCATTAAAAACGGGTACTGAGCTTTATGTCAATTGGGTATTAGACTATAACAAGTTTTAG
- a CDS encoding IS110 family transposase yields the protein MKITTIGLDIAKSIFHMFAVNKNGRFVKKKQLRRKQVLSFMATLEPCLIVMEACGSANYWARKFIELGHQVKLIAPQYVKPFVKGNKNDYNDAEGIAEAAQRPTMRFVPIKSIEQQDIQNFHRQRERIKKERKALASQIRGLLGEYGIVINKGISAIRNELPDILEDATNELTYLSREIFNELWLEFQVTEVKFKACEVRLNTMNKENEICVRLDEILGIGAITASATYAAAGDGKDFVNGRHFSAWLGLVPGQHSTGGKATLLGISKRGNSYLRTLYIHGARAVLRHSENKTDRFSLWAQALKSRRGHNKACVAVANKIARMAWVIMAKGESYRPAI from the coding sequence ATGAAGATTACTACAATCGGTTTAGACATTGCAAAATCAATTTTTCACATGTTCGCTGTGAATAAAAATGGGCGATTTGTAAAAAAGAAACAATTAAGAAGAAAACAAGTGTTGAGTTTCATGGCAACATTAGAGCCTTGCCTAATTGTAATGGAAGCTTGTGGCAGTGCGAACTACTGGGCTAGAAAATTTATTGAATTGGGGCACCAAGTAAAACTTATTGCGCCTCAATATGTAAAACCCTTCGTTAAAGGCAATAAAAATGATTATAACGATGCCGAAGGTATTGCAGAGGCAGCGCAACGCCCGACCATGAGGTTTGTGCCAATTAAATCGATAGAACAACAAGATATTCAAAACTTCCATCGACAACGTGAACGCATAAAGAAAGAACGTAAAGCATTAGCAAGTCAGATACGAGGCTTGTTAGGAGAATATGGCATTGTCATCAATAAAGGTATTTCTGCAATTCGCAATGAACTGCCGGATATTTTAGAGGATGCGACAAATGAGTTAACGTATTTAAGTCGGGAGATATTTAATGAGTTATGGCTTGAATTTCAAGTCACAGAAGTGAAGTTTAAAGCGTGTGAAGTTCGCTTAAACACGATGAATAAAGAAAATGAAATATGTGTTCGCTTAGATGAAATATTAGGTATTGGAGCAATCACAGCTAGCGCTACTTATGCAGCTGCAGGAGATGGAAAAGACTTTGTAAATGGTCGACATTTTTCGGCATGGCTTGGGCTTGTTCCTGGGCAGCATTCAACAGGTGGAAAGGCCACCTTACTCGGTATAAGTAAACGCGGTAATAGTTATTTAAGAACACTATACATCCACGGGGCCCGGGCAGTATTAAGGCACAGTGAAAACAAAACTGACCGATTTAGTTTGTGGGCACAAGCGTTAAAATCCCGACGAGGACACAACAAAGCATGCGTTGCTGTGGCGAATAAAATAGCAAGAATGGCTTGGGTAATAATGGCGAAGGGGGAAAGTTATCGCCCGGCTATATAA
- a CDS encoding aminotransferase class V-fold PLP-dependent enzyme, producing MLRRKFLTGLGISVGASLLASKQLLAGAQSPANEINTIAPGDWTALRDLFPLTKKYIQLSTFLLTSHPKPVSDAIEMHRRGLDENPADYWHQQFETIDHDIAEAAAEYMGGKAKNIALTDSTTMGLALIYSGLKLAPGTEILQTVHDHYSTDMSLAYRAKRTGAKVRRIALYENPATVNVADVIKRLSAGINKNTRVVAATWVHSSTGVKLPIRAMADTINVINQGRGIDQQILFCVDGVHGFGIENEDITTLGCDFFVAGTHKWLFGPRGTGVIWGNDRAWANSEPVIPSFSASYDVWMGDSVQEQVPMGEHMSPGGFHSFEHRWALPEAFKLHMQLGKANVQKRIHQLNTQTKTGLAKMRHVTLYTPQSSELSSGLVCFDVAGMSAENVVKALHSKGIIMSSTPYRNSYARFAPSLINNEQEIEKALTEIRALA from the coding sequence ATGCTAAGACGGAAATTTTTGACTGGTTTAGGGATCAGTGTTGGTGCAAGCTTATTGGCTTCAAAGCAACTACTGGCAGGAGCTCAATCGCCCGCTAATGAGATAAACACTATCGCGCCAGGCGATTGGACAGCATTACGTGACTTATTTCCATTAACCAAAAAGTATATTCAATTATCTACCTTTTTATTAACGTCTCACCCTAAACCGGTTTCCGATGCTATAGAAATGCACAGACGTGGTTTAGATGAAAATCCTGCCGATTATTGGCACCAACAATTTGAAACAATTGACCATGATATCGCCGAGGCAGCGGCAGAATATATGGGAGGTAAAGCTAAAAATATAGCGCTAACAGACAGCACTACGATGGGCCTTGCCTTAATTTACAGTGGGTTGAAATTAGCACCAGGGACAGAAATTTTACAAACTGTCCATGATCACTACTCAACAGATATGTCATTAGCCTATAGAGCAAAGCGCACAGGTGCGAAAGTTCGTCGCATAGCACTTTACGAAAACCCAGCAACCGTTAACGTAGCCGATGTAATTAAACGGTTAAGCGCAGGTATTAACAAAAATACGCGTGTGGTTGCAGCGACATGGGTGCATTCATCAACCGGTGTAAAACTGCCCATTAGAGCGATGGCAGATACTATTAACGTGATTAATCAAGGCCGAGGCATAGATCAACAGATATTATTTTGTGTCGATGGTGTCCACGGTTTTGGCATTGAAAATGAAGATATTACCACTTTAGGCTGCGATTTTTTTGTCGCTGGCACACATAAGTGGCTGTTTGGACCACGAGGTACTGGTGTTATTTGGGGAAACGATCGCGCTTGGGCAAACAGTGAGCCCGTTATTCCTAGTTTTAGTGCCTCATATGATGTCTGGATGGGCGATAGTGTTCAAGAGCAAGTCCCCATGGGTGAGCATATGTCGCCAGGTGGGTTTCACTCTTTTGAACACCGTTGGGCACTGCCAGAAGCTTTTAAGCTCCATATGCAATTGGGCAAAGCCAATGTGCAAAAGCGCATTCACCAATTGAATACGCAAACAAAAACAGGCTTGGCAAAAATGCGTCATGTAACGCTGTATACCCCGCAATCAAGTGAACTTTCTTCAGGGTTAGTATGCTTCGACGTTGCAGGCATGAGCGCGGAAAATGTAGTGAAGGCGTTACACAGCAAGGGAATTATTATGAGTAGCACCCCTTATAGGAATAGCTACGCGCGATTTGCTCCGTCACTCATAAACAATGAGCAGGAAATTGAAAAAGCATTAACCGAAATACGAGCATTAGCTTAA
- a CDS encoding DHH family phosphoesterase — protein MHKEIIRREQVSDEHLPATLHPIIRQIYARRGVTSKEQLELTASHLCAVDSLKGLPEACELLYQALQAKKNITVIGDFDADGATSTALMMEALHMLGSSNHHFLVPNRFKYGYGLTPEIVDIAASQGAQVLVTVDNGISCIAGVKRAKELGLQVVVTDHHLPGADTPPADAIVNPNQRGCNFASKSLAGVGVAFYFMLALRKYLREQQWFEQQNIKEPNIAQLLDLVALGTVADVVSLDANNRILVEQGLKRIRAGATRPGIQALIEIAGKNQQKLVASDFGFALGPRINAAGRLDDMAFGINCLLAKDLSTARVMAADLDDLNKARREIEQGMQIEAEQVLASLKFSEDNLPHGISLFHGDWHQGVIGIVAGRLKEKYHRPSIVFARGNDDIDENSSVANASTADSNVIDINNNEIKGSARSIPGLHIRDLLEYIDSQHPGIIIKFGGHAMAAGLSIAANQFQQFSSLFEKYAEQWLSKEALTGILSSDGELLTNDMTLAFAEVLREAGPWGQNFPEPVFDDVFTLVQQRIVGEKHLKLVVEKDQQIFDAIAFNVDIKRWPDNKAKQVKLAYRLDINEFRGKQSVQLMVEQLD, from the coding sequence ATGCATAAAGAGATTATTCGTCGAGAGCAAGTGAGCGATGAGCACTTACCCGCTACGCTTCATCCTATTATTCGACAAATATATGCACGGCGCGGCGTAACTAGCAAAGAGCAACTTGAATTAACCGCGTCACATTTATGTGCTGTTGATTCGTTAAAAGGTTTACCTGAGGCTTGTGAACTTTTATACCAGGCGCTGCAAGCGAAAAAAAACATCACGGTGATTGGCGACTTTGATGCCGATGGTGCTACAAGTACCGCCCTAATGATGGAAGCATTACATATGCTGGGGTCGAGCAATCATCATTTTTTAGTACCAAACCGATTTAAATATGGTTATGGACTAACGCCTGAAATTGTTGATATTGCTGCCTCACAAGGCGCGCAGGTTTTGGTTACGGTTGATAACGGTATTAGTTGTATTGCGGGGGTCAAAAGGGCGAAAGAGCTAGGGCTACAAGTCGTGGTCACTGATCATCACTTACCTGGTGCAGATACGCCTCCTGCTGATGCCATTGTTAACCCAAATCAACGAGGTTGTAATTTTGCCAGTAAGTCTTTAGCCGGTGTGGGGGTCGCTTTTTATTTTATGTTAGCCCTAAGGAAATATTTACGCGAACAACAATGGTTTGAACAACAGAATATTAAAGAACCTAATATTGCGCAATTACTTGATTTAGTCGCGCTAGGAACGGTTGCTGACGTGGTGTCACTCGATGCAAACAATCGCATTTTAGTTGAACAAGGACTAAAGCGTATTCGCGCAGGAGCGACACGTCCAGGTATTCAAGCCTTAATTGAAATTGCTGGGAAAAATCAGCAAAAGTTAGTTGCCAGTGATTTTGGCTTTGCGCTAGGGCCGCGTATTAATGCCGCCGGTCGATTAGATGATATGGCCTTTGGTATTAACTGCTTATTAGCAAAAGATTTATCAACCGCGCGCGTGATGGCCGCCGATTTAGACGATTTAAACAAAGCGCGCCGAGAAATCGAGCAGGGTATGCAAATTGAAGCAGAGCAAGTACTGGCAAGCTTAAAGTTTAGCGAAGACAATTTACCTCATGGCATTAGCTTGTTTCATGGCGATTGGCATCAAGGGGTTATAGGTATTGTCGCGGGACGATTAAAAGAAAAATATCATCGCCCTAGTATTGTATTTGCCAGAGGCAATGATGACATTGACGAAAATAGTTCGGTTGCAAATGCCAGCACCGCCGATAGCAATGTTATTGATATAAACAACAATGAAATAAAAGGCTCGGCGCGTTCAATTCCGGGTCTACATATTCGAGATTTATTAGAGTATATTGACAGTCAACATCCCGGTATTATTATAAAATTTGGTGGCCATGCTATGGCGGCTGGTTTGTCGATCGCAGCGAATCAATTTCAACAGTTTTCATCATTGTTTGAAAAGTATGCTGAGCAGTGGTTAAGTAAAGAAGCCCTAACGGGCATTTTATCTTCAGATGGAGAGCTATTAACCAATGATATGACCCTAGCCTTTGCAGAAGTATTACGTGAAGCCGGCCCGTGGGGACAAAATTTTCCTGAACCTGTATTTGATGATGTTTTTACGCTTGTTCAGCAGCGCATTGTTGGTGAAAAACACTTAAAACTTGTGGTAGAAAAAGACCAACAAATATTTGATGCTATCGCTTTCAATGTTGATATAAAACGTTGGCCAGATAACAAAGCTAAACAAGTTAAATTAGCCTATCGCCTAGATATCAACGAGTTTCGTGGTAAGCAATCGGTGCAATTGATGGTTGAGCAATTAGACTGA
- the prfB gene encoding peptide chain release factor 2 (programmed frameshift), with protein MLEVNPVLNKIKEIRERTNLLRGYLDYDQKSERLVEVSRELESAEVWNDPERAQALGRERAALEAVVETIDQMDSGCEDIEGLVELAVEAEDEETFNDAEAETKTLEASLEKLEFRRMFSGEHDANNCYLDIQSGSGGTEAQDWAEMLMRMYLRWGEANGYKTEAIEVTGGDVAGIKGCTIKYTGEYAFGWLRTETGVHRLVRKSPFDSSGRRHTSFASAFIYPEIDDNIEIDINPADLRIDTFRASGAGGQHVNKTDSAIRITHVPTGAVVACQADRSQHKNRATAMKLLKAKLYEMEMQKQNEGKQELEDGKSDIGWGSQIRSYVLDDSRIKDLRTGIENRNTQAVLDGDLNKFLEASLKSGL; from the exons ATGTTAGAAGTTAATCCAGTACTCAATAAAATTAAAGAAATTCGCGAACGCACCAACTTGCTTCGGGGGTATCTT GACTACGATCAAAAGTCAGAACGCTTGGTTGAAGTTTCACGCGAATTAGAGTCGGCCGAAGTTTGGAATGATCCAGAGCGTGCACAAGCATTGGGTCGCGAACGTGCGGCATTAGAAGCCGTTGTTGAAACCATTGACCAAATGGATTCAGGTTGTGAGGACATTGAAGGCCTAGTTGAACTTGCTGTTGAAGCAGAAGATGAAGAAACCTTTAACGATGCAGAAGCTGAAACCAAAACCTTAGAAGCTAGTCTTGAAAAGTTAGAATTTCGTCGTATGTTCTCAGGTGAGCATGACGCCAATAACTGCTATTTAGATATTCAGTCAGGCTCAGGCGGTACAGAAGCGCAAGATTGGGCAGAAATGCTGATGCGCATGTACTTACGTTGGGGTGAAGCCAACGGCTACAAAACTGAAGCTATTGAAGTCACCGGTGGTGATGTTGCTGGCATTAAAGGTTGCACCATTAAATATACTGGCGAATATGCTTTTGGTTGGTTAAGAACAGAAACTGGTGTTCATCGTTTAGTACGAAAATCACCGTTCGACTCAAGTGGTCGTCGACATACTTCGTTTGCATCTGCGTTTATTTACCCAGAAATTGACGACAATATCGAAATTGATATTAACCCAGCAGATTTACGCATAGATACCTTTCGTGCTTCTGGTGCAGGTGGTCAACATGTTAACAAAACAGATTCTGCCATACGTATTACGCATGTACCAACAGGCGCAGTAGTGGCTTGTCAGGCTGATCGTTCTCAGCATAAAAACCGTGCAACAGCGATGAAGCTTTTAAAAGCTAAACTGTATGAAATGGAAATGCAAAAGCAGAATGAAGGTAAACAAGAATTAGAAGACGGAAAATCTGATATTGGATGGGGTAGTCAAATACGCTCTTATGTTTTAGATGACAGCCGTATTAAAGATTTACGCACCGGAATAGAAAACCGTAATACGCAAGCCGTATTAGATGGCGATTTAAACAAATTTTTAGAAGCCAGTTTGAAGTCTGGTTTATAA
- the srmB gene encoding ATP-dependent RNA helicase SrmB, translating into MFEQFDLDSALLGGIEKAGFKKPTSIQELVLPVAMTGKDVLASAPTGTGKTAAFLLPAAQHLLDYPRRGQGFPRVLILSPTRELAIQTHEQCEKLTALTDIKSAVITGGVNYGSHKEVLTGHTDILVATPGRLMEYIESEQFDSREIEILILDEADRMLAMGFAETINRIVGEARWRKQTMLFSATLEGAAVVRFSRELLNDPVFLEANPSRKEKAKIHQWMHLADDKDHKFALLMNILQQEEVERVLVFANKRETVQYLSGKLYAENMPCVWLEGKMQQDKRNTSVERLRNGTVNVLVATDVAERGLDIDDITHVINFDMPRTADIYLHRIGRTGRAGNKGTAISLVEAHDMTVIGKIERYIKERLPRRVIETLRPKYKEARVATKKTKVKRTVAQKKAKAKKMAKRTKS; encoded by the coding sequence ATGTTTGAGCAGTTTGACCTAGATTCCGCGTTATTAGGCGGCATTGAAAAAGCAGGCTTTAAAAAGCCAACGTCTATCCAAGAATTAGTACTTCCTGTTGCTATGACAGGCAAAGACGTATTAGCTTCAGCCCCTACAGGAACCGGAAAAACAGCGGCGTTTTTACTGCCTGCGGCTCAGCATTTACTCGATTACCCTCGACGAGGCCAAGGTTTTCCGCGTGTACTAATTTTATCACCAACACGTGAACTTGCCATACAAACGCACGAACAATGTGAGAAATTAACCGCGCTAACCGACATTAAATCCGCGGTAATTACCGGTGGTGTTAACTACGGCAGTCACAAAGAAGTACTGACAGGTCATACCGATATTTTGGTTGCAACACCTGGCCGCTTAATGGAATACATAGAAAGCGAGCAGTTTGATAGCCGTGAAATTGAAATTCTTATTTTAGATGAAGCTGACCGTATGCTTGCAATGGGTTTTGCTGAAACCATTAATCGCATTGTTGGCGAAGCACGCTGGCGTAAACAAACCATGCTATTTTCTGCAACACTCGAAGGTGCTGCCGTGGTTCGTTTTTCTCGCGAGCTATTAAACGACCCTGTATTTTTAGAAGCTAACCCTTCGCGCAAAGAAAAAGCAAAAATTCATCAGTGGATGCATTTAGCTGATGATAAAGATCATAAATTCGCCTTATTGATGAACATATTGCAACAAGAAGAAGTTGAGCGTGTACTTGTTTTTGCAAATAAACGCGAAACGGTACAGTATCTATCAGGTAAACTTTATGCTGAAAACATGCCTTGTGTATGGCTTGAAGGCAAAATGCAACAAGATAAACGTAACACCTCTGTTGAACGTTTACGCAATGGTACGGTTAATGTACTTGTAGCGACCGATGTTGCTGAACGTGGGCTTGATATTGACGATATAACGCATGTTATAAACTTTGATATGCCGCGCACTGCTGATATTTATTTGCATCGCATTGGCCGTACAGGCCGCGCGGGCAACAAAGGTACCGCTATTTCACTCGTTGAAGCACACGACATGACCGTTATAGGTAAAATTGAGCGCTATATAAAAGAGCGCCTGCCACGCCGTGTGATTGAAACCTTAAGACCGAAGTACAAAGAAGCACGTGTTGCGACGAAAAAGACCAAAGTGAAAAGAACTGTGGCACAAAAGAAAGCTAAAGCGAAAAAAATGGCGAAACGAACAAAAAGTTAA
- the fldB gene encoding flavodoxin FldB has protein sequence MNIALFYGSTTCYTEIAAEKIQAELGADIVSLFNIKDTPLAEMVNHDILILGISTWDYGEIQEDWESHWPEIANIDLEGKIIALYGMGDQIGYTDWFQDALGMLHEQVLAQGGYVIGYWPNEGYEFAESKALTENKQQFVGLALDEDNQYDASEERIKLWCQQINHEITDILAE, from the coding sequence ATGAACATCGCATTATTTTATGGCTCAACCACGTGTTATACCGAAATAGCAGCAGAAAAAATTCAAGCAGAACTTGGCGCTGATATTGTCAGTTTATTTAATATAAAAGATACTCCATTGGCCGAAATGGTAAATCACGATATTTTGATTTTAGGTATTTCTACTTGGGATTATGGTGAAATTCAGGAAGATTGGGAGTCACACTGGCCTGAAATTGCCAATATTGACCTTGAAGGAAAAATTATTGCGCTTTATGGCATGGGCGATCAAATTGGCTACACCGATTGGTTTCAAGATGCACTAGGCATGTTACATGAGCAAGTGCTAGCGCAAGGCGGTTATGTTATCGGTTATTGGCCAAATGAGGGTTATGAGTTTGCAGAATCAAAAGCCTTGACCGAAAACAAACAACAATTTGTTGGTCTCGCCCTTGATGAAGACAACCAATATGATGCCAGTGAAGAACGCATCAAACTTTGGTGCCAACAAATTAACCATGAAATCACGGATATTCTAGCGGAATAA
- the dsbC gene encoding bifunctional protein-disulfide isomerase/oxidoreductase DsbC gives MSKNFLLAAALGVLSLTQNVAAYAEPATPSNNSVMLPAAQSPEIEAVKAKLSQTLGFNVASIKPSKMAGVVEVLTDQGLFYASADGNFLLHGKMYGIGDNVSNLTEESLAQVRVEGMAKFSDAMIVYPAENEKHVVTVFTDITCGYCRKMHEQIDDYNDKGITVRYLAYPRAGVKDRSGGYSQGFKDLRSIWCHEDAQTALTKAKSGSTVAARICDMPIEEEFDFGRQVGVTGTPAIMLENGMMVPGYQDPSKLFMLLETSQQGG, from the coding sequence ATGTCTAAGAATTTTTTATTGGCCGCAGCACTTGGTGTTTTAAGTTTAACTCAAAATGTTGCCGCCTATGCTGAGCCAGCAACACCATCAAACAACAGTGTTATGTTACCCGCTGCACAATCGCCTGAAATTGAAGCCGTTAAAGCAAAGCTTTCGCAAACTTTAGGCTTCAATGTTGCCAGTATTAAGCCATCTAAAATGGCGGGTGTAGTTGAGGTGTTAACGGATCAGGGCTTATTTTATGCAAGTGCAGACGGAAATTTCTTATTACATGGGAAAATGTACGGGATAGGCGATAACGTCAGTAACTTAACTGAAGAAAGCCTAGCGCAAGTTCGTGTTGAAGGTATGGCTAAATTTTCTGATGCTATGATCGTCTACCCAGCAGAAAACGAAAAACATGTAGTGACAGTATTTACTGATATTACCTGTGGTTACTGTCGTAAAATGCATGAACAAATAGACGACTATAACGACAAAGGTATAACTGTACGTTATTTAGCGTATCCGCGAGCTGGCGTGAAAGACCGTTCTGGTGGTTATTCACAGGGCTTTAAAGATTTACGCTCAATATGGTGTCATGAAGATGCGCAGACGGCGCTAACAAAAGCGAAAAGTGGTTCTACGGTTGCTGCACGTATTTGTGATATGCCTATAGAAGAAGAGTTTGACTTTGGTCGCCAAGTCGGGGTTACTGGTACGCCTGCAATTATGCTTGAAAATGGCATGATGGTGCCAGGTTATCAAGACCCAAGTAAATTATTTATGTTATTAGAAACCTCTCAACAAGGTGGTTAA